Proteins encoded in a region of the Mycoplasmoides pirum ATCC 25960 genome:
- the hprK gene encoding HPr(Ser) kinase/phosphatase, translating into MISVLDVIKYFEINLKLIDGFKNTTNLILKPGLNRLGFELSGIFLDQKIKNIVVFGNREYLYLNSLSVKERNYRLKEIFKLAPPMILLTKSFKETDFLIQNNKTYQIPIIKSDMFSNDISSSVGSFISENLATYETTHGVLLEVYGEGVLLIGESGIGKSEIAMEMIKKNHLFIADDAVDLTRIGGVVLGKSNKIAKNFIEIRGLGILNISKMFGIEKIKLSTSVSVVIELIPINTKNFEFKRLNEDNLTEIICGIKIPKYVLPISPGRKVSDLIESVVIDLKLKREGYDSTKDFLKQHRTLSQSNTKVKQIKKGSK; encoded by the coding sequence GTGATTTCAGTTTTAGATGTAATTAAATATTTTGAAATAAATTTAAAATTAATTGATGGTTTTAAAAATACAACTAATTTAATTTTGAAACCCGGATTAAATCGTTTGGGATTTGAATTATCAGGAATTTTTTTAGATCAAAAAATTAAAAATATTGTTGTGTTCGGCAATCGTGAATATCTTTATTTAAATAGTCTTAGCGTTAAAGAAAGAAATTATAGATTAAAAGAAATTTTTAAATTAGCTCCTCCTATGATTCTTTTAACTAAATCATTTAAAGAAACTGATTTTCTAATTCAAAATAACAAAACATATCAAATACCCATTATTAAGAGTGATATGTTTTCTAATGATATTTCATCATCTGTTGGATCATTTATTTCAGAAAATCTTGCTACTTACGAAACAACTCATGGTGTTTTATTAGAAGTTTATGGTGAAGGTGTTTTATTAATTGGCGAATCAGGAATAGGTAAATCTGAAATAGCAATGGAAATGATTAAAAAAAATCATTTATTTATTGCTGACGATGCAGTAGATTTAACTAGAATAGGCGGAGTAGTTTTAGGAAAATCTAATAAAATAGCAAAAAATTTTATTGAAATAAGAGGTTTAGGAATTTTAAATATATCTAAAATGTTTGGTATTGAAAAAATAAAATTATCAACATCTGTATCAGTGGTAATTGAATTAATTCCAATAAACACTAAAAATTTTGAATTTAAAAGATTAAATGAAGATAATTTAACAGAAATAATATGCGGTATAAAAATTCCTAAATATGTTTTACCAATTTCTCCAGGAAGAAAAGTAAGTGATTTAATTGAAAGTGTTGTTATTGATTTAAAATTAAAACGTGAAGGTTATGACTCAACAAAAGATTTTTTAAAACAGCATCGAACTCTTTCGCAATCTAACACTAAAGTTAAACAAATAAAAAAAGGTAGTAAATAA
- a CDS encoding ABC transporter ATP-binding protein, translating into MKNIKINISYLKMYSFFELKNINLEIKKNSICSWIGNNGSGKTTLINLLIKNYKCENNMIFIDDLDINKFSYKNLSKFISYVPQINSIYPELSVWDFVCIGRLPYTNFLGFLKKEDKKIINEILETLNILDLKDRKIGSLSGGQKQKVIIANALVQETPIIILDEPLNHLDVEAQDEIIKLILELKNKLFKTIIVVLHNFEIAANISDYIACFFQGSIPLYGTPKEVITSENIKKYFGVNRTIYIENNKFRIFD; encoded by the coding sequence ATGAAGAATATAAAAATAAATATTTCTTATTTAAAAATGTATTCATTTTTTGAATTAAAAAATATTAATTTAGAAATTAAAAAAAATTCAATTTGTTCTTGAATCGGAAATAATGGTTCAGGAAAAACAACATTAATTAATCTTTTAATAAAAAATTACAAATGTGAAAATAATATGATTTTTATAGATGATTTAGATATAAACAAATTTTCTTATAAAAATCTATCAAAATTTATTTCATATGTTCCACAAATAAATTCAATATATCCAGAATTATCAGTATGAGATTTTGTTTGTATTGGTAGATTACCATATACAAATTTTTTAGGTTTTTTAAAAAAAGAAGATAAAAAAATTATTAATGAAATTTTAGAAACATTAAATATTTTAGATTTAAAGGATAGAAAAATTGGTAGTTTGTCAGGTGGGCAAAAACAAAAAGTTATCATTGCAAATGCATTAGTTCAAGAAACGCCAATTATCATTCTTGATGAACCATTAAATCATCTTGATGTTGAAGCTCAAGATGAAATTATTAAATTGATATTAGAATTAAAAAACAAGTTATTTAAAACTATTATTGTTGTTTTACACAACTTTGAAATTGCTGCAAATATTTCAGATTATATTGCTTGTTTTTTTCAAGGTTCTATACCTTTATATGGAACGCCGAAAGAAGTTATAACTTCTGAAAATATTAAAAAATATTTTGGGGTGAATAGAACTATTTATATTGAAAACAACAAATTTAGAATATTTGATTAA
- a CDS encoding P116 family lipid acquisition surface protein, with the protein MKKIINWSIGILSLIGLTTVLPITIIKTLTSNSAKLNITEENNNNKNEKPKKINNFYPDFLKNITFAKLKVINGKSLIHDLDKNIKNNDLSIGFNSIRTKLNLILNEHISQYGYMYLLNDIKQYIYDIWENNKNYFSFVDAKIPTIKNISKNKMDVNIFGSFVLKNKTKEKQKLVDNENKFLFNLRSINPNEKVTINFSNYLNFDNDKDKQNAIIPILNNLHNKIYLNWFVPNFQMNFEFENEKFETSFKQFVFNKNISYTNINFVKTKLAYDPYTSKNNIVGKNKKFNIDLINKNQVKNDLNLHVKGKLNFYVSISQSMSKLLRTIIDLQNSSKNYLIADVITKNAKNISENLSLIYPEFNNLISNKTSIKEFIYDLLTNYSQTKINSNDFYDLLYKHRYILFNFFNKLFSELNEKELDISEIFNEINSGKQFFDLLSNLVKQANLVLTGKNYKPLLNLLNSLTESKDVYLFDFLSKKENATNLIDTLINIENMELDLKNNKSIEFIKEYRVFLIKLISSSKNWISEITYNLLEDGIDSDGKVLKKAMLMNILKMVGFNFNLLLNSNNFEKIFEILILNNNSIEPNEKTFENVLNLLNQISFFLQNINLNKIKIINKEEENNFNIEYSENGNDLLVKNLNESFDLKINNFEIPVSLINAFLNFLPSNSLKETLDKFLDDKTLDFIRNKSYDQIKEYITKKFSWVPSWLIDLNKLSQNIAYGENGKNGIVDQMLSNIKNNLNPKASLKTLFQEILFGSFEFDSTKPWININGILKIKYSGNNLYVLPTYNYDFFKNLKMNYQIIGATLTIDSKNLANQIQINDQSNKLNINHVIPTYQLSNQLHNSFINFSKNFINDMVNRNYNLLSNIYLEPIENKNKFMLNLNNEKEVIDPYLYLNNYDFKYSDLLDENQISQTKLKIFNKSWNWNNQYPSIDNDSINFINHLINLNDVFYEKQLKYIVNTISLFGIRQSSFNLKIFENVYVGNPLIKKIPIPFKINFLFELRAIQKIIIFPYPIFDKTNNKFVNSIHLNLSTFISDLKYSIL; encoded by the coding sequence ATGAAAAAAATTATAAATTGATCAATAGGAATTTTGTCACTTATTGGTTTGACGACAGTTTTGCCAATAACAATTATTAAAACTTTAACTAGCAATAGTGCTAAACTAAACATCACTGAAGAAAACAACAACAATAAAAATGAAAAACCAAAAAAAATAAATAATTTTTACCCTGATTTTTTAAAAAATATTACTTTTGCAAAATTAAAAGTAATTAATGGTAAATCATTGATTCACGATTTGGATAAAAATATAAAAAATAATGATTTATCTATAGGTTTTAATTCAATTAGAACTAAGTTAAATTTAATTTTGAATGAACATATTAGTCAATATGGATATATGTATTTATTAAATGACATAAAACAATATATTTATGATATTTGAGAAAACAATAAGAATTATTTTTCTTTTGTTGATGCAAAAATACCAACAATTAAAAATATTTCTAAAAACAAAATGGATGTAAATATTTTTGGAAGTTTTGTTTTAAAAAATAAAACTAAAGAAAAACAAAAATTAGTAGATAATGAAAATAAATTTTTATTTAATTTGAGATCGATAAATCCTAATGAAAAAGTAACAATAAATTTTTCTAATTATTTAAATTTTGATAATGATAAAGATAAACAAAATGCAATCATTCCTATTTTAAATAATCTGCATAATAAAATTTATTTAAATTGGTTTGTGCCTAATTTTCAAATGAATTTTGAATTTGAAAATGAAAAATTTGAAACATCATTTAAACAATTTGTTTTTAATAAAAATATTTCCTATACAAATATTAATTTTGTAAAAACTAAATTAGCATATGACCCATATACTTCTAAAAATAATATTGTAGGAAAAAATAAAAAATTTAATATTGATTTAATAAATAAAAATCAAGTTAAAAATGATTTAAATTTACATGTAAAAGGTAAATTAAATTTTTATGTATCTATTTCTCAATCAATGTCTAAACTATTAAGGACAATTATTGATTTACAAAATTCATCTAAAAATTATTTGATAGCTGATGTTATTACAAAAAATGCTAAAAATATTTCAGAAAATTTAAGTTTAATTTATCCCGAATTTAACAATTTAATAAGTAATAAAACTTCAATAAAAGAATTTATTTATGATTTATTAACTAATTATTCGCAAACGAAAATTAATTCAAATGATTTTTATGATTTGTTATATAAACATAGATATATTTTATTTAATTTTTTTAATAAATTATTTTCAGAATTAAATGAAAAAGAATTAGATATAAGTGAAATATTTAATGAAATTAATTCAGGAAAACAATTCTTTGATTTGCTTTCAAATCTAGTAAAACAAGCTAATTTGGTATTAACAGGAAAAAATTATAAACCTTTGTTAAATCTATTAAATTCTTTAACTGAATCTAAAGATGTATATTTGTTTGATTTTTTAAGCAAAAAAGAAAATGCAACAAATTTAATAGATACCTTAATAAATATAGAAAATATGGAATTAGATTTAAAAAATAATAAAAGCATTGAATTTATAAAAGAATATCGCGTTTTTCTTATTAAATTAATTTCATCATCAAAAAATTGAATTTCAGAGATAACATATAATTTGCTTGAAGATGGAATAGATTCTGATGGAAAAGTTTTAAAAAAAGCTATGTTAATGAATATTCTTAAAATGGTAGGATTTAATTTTAATTTATTGTTAAATTCTAATAATTTTGAAAAAATATTTGAAATTTTAATATTAAATAATAATTCTATAGAACCTAACGAAAAAACCTTTGAAAATGTTTTGAATTTATTAAATCAAATTTCATTTTTTTTGCAAAATATAAATTTAAATAAAATAAAAATAATAAATAAAGAAGAAGAAAATAATTTTAATATTGAATATTCAGAAAATGGAAATGATTTATTAGTTAAAAATTTAAATGAATCTTTTGATTTAAAAATTAATAATTTTGAAATACCCGTTTCATTAATTAATGCTTTTTTAAATTTTTTACCTTCTAATTCTTTGAAAGAAACTTTAGATAAATTTTTAGATGATAAGACATTGGATTTTATTAGAAATAAAAGTTATGATCAAATTAAAGAATATATTACAAAAAAATTTTCTTGAGTTCCTTCATGACTAATTGATTTAAATAAATTGTCACAAAATATTGCTTATGGTGAAAATGGTAAAAATGGTATTGTAGATCAAATGTTATCTAATATAAAAAACAATTTAAATCCAAAAGCATCATTAAAAACATTATTTCAAGAAATTTTATTTGGTTCATTTGAATTTGATTCAACTAAACCTTGAATAAATATAAATGGTATATTGAAAATTAAATATTCTGGAAATAATTTATATGTTTTACCAACATACAATTATGATTTTTTTAAAAATTTAAAAATGAATTATCAAATTATAGGTGCAACATTAACAATTGATTCTAAAAATTTAGCTAATCAAATTCAGATAAATGATCAATCAAATAAATTAAATATTAATCATGTAATACCAACATATCAATTAAGTAATCAACTCCATAATTCGTTTATAAATTTTAGTAAAAATTTTATAAATGATATGGTTAATAGAAATTACAATCTTTTATCAAATATTTATTTAGAACCAATTGAAAATAAAAATAAATTTATGTTAAATTTAAATAATGAAAAAGAAGTAATTGATCCTTATTTGTATCTAAATAATTATGATTTTAAATATAGTGATTTACTTGATGAAAATCAAATTTCTCAAACAAAATTAAAAATTTTTAACAAAAGTTGAAATTGAAATAATCAATATCCATCTATAGATAATGATTCAATAAATTTTATTAACCATTTAATTAATCTTAATGATGTATTTTATGAAAAACAACTGAAATATATTGTAAATACAATTTCACTTTTTGGAATTAGACAATCATCTTTTAATTTAAAAATTTTTGAAAATGTTTATGTTGGAAATCCATTAATTAAAAAAATACCTATTCCATTTAAAATAAATTTTTTGTTTGAGCTAAGAGCTATTCAAAAAATAATAATTTTTCCTTATCCTATATTTGACAAAACAAATAATAAATTTGTAAATTCAATTCATTTGAATTTATCTACTTTTATTTCTGATTTAAAATATTCAATTTTATAA
- a CDS encoding ZIP family metal transporter: protein MHNLLSPLTIKTGNQWADFNINSLILSLIIILIPIIIAFIIPLFERKKQKIRSTLYLYAFTIGFFVVLGLFGEISEGKELAVDAANHIDQNNFWLSFGYQILVLVIGGIIGLFGALGFKYLVNKKLGKYNSNFPIEKHSEHPAFHNHPHAHDLLINRNKNDTKSKTTALYLVLSHRFAAGLFLGYIINQIVSNNYTTTQNSIVETIINNSYNLNLKHGAVSNEGGINLAFFIGFFLHLIPEEAIIYYRQREMGIKRSKSILNSILMILILVPFIFLGANIGTFVSDLWWLNGIIHVIVGVLFVFTALVEFFPEVIQEAKTQKKWYLTITWMIIGIIVCFILVSFGG from the coding sequence ATGCATAATTTATTATCGCCCTTAACAATTAAAACCGGAAATCAATGAGCTGATTTCAATATTAATTCCTTAATATTGTCATTAATAATTATTTTAATTCCAATTATTATTGCTTTCATTATTCCGTTATTCGAACGAAAAAAACAAAAAATTAGATCTACTTTATATTTATATGCTTTTACTATTGGTTTTTTTGTTGTTTTAGGTTTATTTGGAGAAATTAGTGAAGGAAAAGAACTTGCAGTTGATGCTGCTAATCATATTGATCAAAATAATTTTTGGTTATCTTTTGGTTATCAAATTTTAGTTTTAGTTATTGGTGGAATAATTGGATTATTTGGTGCATTAGGATTTAAGTATTTGGTTAATAAAAAATTAGGAAAATACAATTCTAATTTTCCAATTGAAAAACATTCAGAACATCCTGCATTTCATAATCATCCACATGCTCACGATTTATTAATTAACAGAAACAAAAATGATACTAAATCAAAAACGACTGCATTATATTTGGTTTTATCGCACAGATTTGCTGCTGGATTGTTTTTGGGTTATATAATTAATCAAATTGTTTCTAATAATTACACAACTACTCAAAATTCAATTGTAGAAACAATCATAAATAATAGTTACAATTTGAATTTAAAGCATGGCGCAGTTTCTAATGAAGGTGGAATTAATTTAGCATTCTTTATTGGTTTTTTCTTACATTTGATTCCCGAAGAAGCAATTATTTATTACAGACAAAGAGAAATGGGAATAAAACGAAGTAAATCAATTTTGAATTCAATATTAATGATTTTAATTTTAGTTCCTTTCATATTCTTGGGGGCCAATATAGGAACATTTGTTTCTGATTTATGATGATTAAATGGAATTATTCATGTTATTGTAGGTGTTTTATTTGTTTTTACTGCATTAGTTGAGTTTTTTCCTGAAGTTATTCAAGAAGCTAAGACACAAAAAAAATGATATTTAACAATTACTTGAATGATAATTGGAATAATTGTTTGTTTTATTTTAGTTTCTTTTGGTGGTTAA
- the lgt gene encoding prolipoprotein diacylglyceryl transferase — MLNIVPFQSQKPNAPAFMIGDFQVQWYGIFFALGILFAIFFIIAKLRFYYKVEDTPFYIFIFISIPTMILGARSWSFIIGDSKIGQTPFFDFANGFAGLAIQGAVILTSIIGLIWFGCILRSPKYFINTNNTIIKNGNIIKEIIPRKISMWVIADTILPAILIGQAIGRWGNFFNHEVYGGIVQEATSNGGVYQAITTGPAFTQWGFLKSFMPDVWKNMWIQTGNIVAFRAPIFLIESFMNTIVFIILFFGIENIKGYRAGTLAFSYFLSTGIIRLIIEIFRDSTFKFETSIITSSVFISFGFIGIICSYLVFVKLRKYRCIYFLVTKVWIHLATSFVYLINFFKKTFNKKIINKLKYKDYFDFFDKKRRYSYTRNFWDQYYYNDNVVLKPFQVN; from the coding sequence ATGCTTAATATTGTTCCATTTCAAAGTCAAAAACCAAATGCACCAGCATTTATGATTGGTGATTTTCAAGTTCAATGATATGGAATATTTTTTGCATTAGGTATTCTTTTTGCAATTTTTTTTATTATAGCTAAGTTAAGATTTTATTATAAAGTTGAAGACACGCCCTTTTATATTTTTATTTTTATATCAATTCCAACTATGATTTTAGGTGCTAGATCTTGATCATTCATTATTGGGGATTCTAAAATTGGGCAAACTCCATTTTTTGATTTTGCAAATGGATTTGCAGGACTCGCAATTCAAGGTGCTGTAATTTTAACTTCTATAATAGGCTTAATTTGATTTGGATGTATCTTAAGAAGTCCTAAATATTTTATTAATACAAACAATACAATTATTAAGAATGGAAATATAATTAAAGAAATAATTCCACGTAAAATTAGTATGTGAGTTATTGCTGACACAATTCTCCCAGCTATTTTGATTGGTCAAGCAATAGGTCGTTGAGGTAATTTTTTTAACCATGAAGTTTATGGCGGCATTGTTCAAGAAGCTACAAGTAATGGAGGTGTTTATCAAGCTATTACAACAGGTCCGGCATTTACTCAATGAGGTTTTTTAAAATCTTTTATGCCAGATGTTTGAAAAAATATGTGAATTCAAACAGGAAATATTGTCGCATTTAGGGCACCAATTTTTTTAATTGAATCTTTTATGAATACCATAGTTTTCATTATTTTATTTTTTGGTATAGAAAATATAAAAGGTTATCGAGCTGGCACGTTAGCTTTTTCTTATTTTTTATCAACTGGAATTATTCGATTAATCATTGAAATTTTTAGAGATTCAACATTTAAGTTTGAAACATCAATTATTACATCATCAGTTTTTATTTCTTTTGGATTTATAGGAATTATTTGTTCTTATTTAGTTTTTGTTAAATTACGTAAATATCGTTGTATTTATTTTTTGGTAACAAAAGTATGAATTCATTTAGCAACTTCATTTGTTTATTTAATTAATTTTTTCAAAAAAACTTTTAATAAAAAAATAATAAATAAATTGAAATATAAAGATTACTTTGATTTTTTTGATAAAAAAAGAAGATATTCTTATACAAGAAATTTTTGAGATCAATATTATTATAATGACAATGTTGTTTTAAAACCATTTCAGGTAAATTAA
- a CDS encoding iron chelate uptake ABC transporter family permease subunit: METFKKSKLKYFLICLLFCLIAISLILIGFSITTNGSLIFLNSINSENRIDYLSIGLGIIGCIIVAISLNFAGEASQSLTRNILASPFTLGLTPIMTLSYLISSLTNNFPIWAIGLLSLCIMFIFNILPTFYISISKFKHNQNIVILYGLSLSILISSLITLLSFFSKDQSFNVLGWMIIEVITFSESKFIYGSLFFVIGAIIFLLNIKKIHIIEHAYFKASTLNINFALLNMISLLAISLMCIGGFIAYAPFTLLGFAIPYITKKHIINNYDVRWSLLPSTLLSLIVTLLAFIVNCYLQTYIDVVTIIIMLPFVICMFISKRNYYE; this comes from the coding sequence ATGGAAACATTTAAAAAAAGCAAACTTAAATATTTTTTAATTTGTTTATTATTTTGCTTAATTGCTATTAGCTTAATTTTAATTGGTTTTTCAATTACAACTAATGGTTCTTTAATTTTTTTAAATTCTATTAATTCAGAAAATAGAATAGATTATCTCAGTATCGGATTGGGAATAATTGGTTGTATCATAGTTGCGATATCATTAAATTTTGCTGGTGAAGCTTCACAATCACTAACAAGAAATATTTTAGCTTCCCCATTTACTTTGGGATTAACACCTATCATGACTTTAAGCTATTTGATTAGTAGTTTGACTAATAATTTTCCAATTTGAGCCATTGGATTATTATCTTTATGTATTATGTTTATATTTAATATTTTACCTACTTTTTATATATCAATTAGTAAATTTAAACATAATCAAAATATTGTTATTTTATATGGATTATCTTTATCCATTTTAATAAGTTCTTTAATAACATTATTATCTTTTTTTTCAAAAGATCAAAGTTTTAATGTTTTGGGTTGGATGATTATTGAGGTAATTACGTTTAGTGAATCTAAATTCATTTATGGTTCATTATTTTTTGTAATTGGCGCAATAATATTCTTATTGAATATTAAAAAAATACATATTATAGAACATGCATATTTCAAAGCATCAACTTTAAATATAAATTTCGCATTATTAAATATGATTTCATTATTAGCAATTAGTCTTATGTGTATAGGAGGATTTATTGCTTATGCTCCATTCACATTATTAGGTTTTGCAATACCTTATATTACAAAAAAACACATTATTAACAATTATGATGTTAGATGGTCATTATTACCTAGTACATTACTTAGTCTAATAGTTACTTTGTTAGCATTTATTGTTAATTGCTATTTGCAAACTTATATTGATGTTGTAACAATTATAATTATGCTTCCATTTGTAATTTGTATGTTTATTAGCAAAAGAAATTATTATGAATAA
- a CDS encoding lipoprotein 17-related variable surface protein: MKKRLNLIKKLLLTLGVISTAALTTTILASCSDNSVSVNEMIEEIKKTDIKSIFNELQTEINKLNFSKLPTEYQSTLKTKATNLLKSKNFTLDDNSLTLIPNDDKGTIRISYNISKDNLKNIEGEETLDGLKTNSILKEELIKEINTIFQNFDNSFSKNKLPSLLENEVKTQIIKLLEEQNFIVKNFKIVSNDNEGEITITYSVSKNNFEISNLSRVIPKFKTINELTNQFKIEIDRKIQEISNNISNKSTILASSELDNVKQKINNFFSTEQFNVTDDDLLVVPNDGNGELIIIYIASKEGVTISNENDPKIISGFKTNESVKNDFQTKIDNKIEEIENSINKASTLPSTEIQNIIGKISNFFETENFYIYDLIINSDNDAGTITIEYVVAKDNIILNNTNNPKIISGLLTSTNSKKPIW, from the coding sequence ATGAAAAAAAGATTAAATTTAATAAAAAAATTATTACTAACATTAGGTGTAATTTCAACTGCTGCATTAACAACAACTATTCTAGCTAGTTGTTCTGATAATTCAGTATCAGTAAATGAAATGATTGAAGAAATTAAAAAAACAGATATTAAATCAATATTTAATGAATTGCAAACCGAAATTAATAAATTAAATTTTTCAAAATTACCAACAGAATATCAATCTACGCTTAAAACTAAAGCAACAAATTTATTAAAATCTAAAAATTTTACTTTAGATGATAATTCTTTGACATTAATTCCAAATGATGATAAAGGAACTATAAGAATTTCATATAATATTTCAAAAGATAACTTGAAAAATATTGAAGGTGAAGAAACACTTGATGGTCTTAAAACAAATTCAATTTTAAAAGAAGAATTAATAAAAGAAATTAATACCATATTTCAAAATTTTGATAATTCCTTTAGCAAAAACAAATTACCAAGTTTATTAGAAAACGAAGTTAAAACACAAATAATTAAACTTCTTGAAGAGCAAAATTTCATTGTAAAAAATTTTAAAATTGTTTCTAATGATAATGAAGGGGAAATTACAATTACATATAGTGTTTCAAAAAATAATTTTGAAATATCTAATCTTTCAAGAGTAATTCCTAAATTTAAAACAATCAATGAATTGACAAATCAATTTAAAATTGAGATAGATCGAAAAATCCAAGAAATAAGCAATAATATTTCTAATAAATCCACAATATTGGCATCATCCGAACTTGATAATGTCAAACAGAAAATAAATAATTTTTTTAGCACAGAACAATTCAATGTAACAGATGATGATTTGTTAGTTGTGCCAAACGATGGAAATGGTGAATTAATCATCATTTATATTGCTTCAAAAGAAGGAGTCACTATCAGCAATGAAAATGATCCTAAAATAATATCTGGATTCAAGACGAATGAAAGTGTAAAAAATGATTTTCAAACTAAGATTGATAATAAAATAGAAGAAATAGAAAATAGCATTAATAAGGCATCTACTTTACCATCAACAGAAATTCAAAATATTATTGGAAAAATAAGTAATTTTTTTGAAACTGAAAATTTTTACATTTATGATTTGATAATTAATTCCGATAATGACGCAGGGACAATAACAATTGAATATGTTGTTGCAAAAGATAATATTATTTTAAACAATACA
- a CDS encoding iron chelate uptake ABC transporter family permease subunit, whose protein sequence is MNKSKILNKQSTFIFIFSVISLILVLFLFFFDSSSFALNIPSGLNANKIWLIRSQIVFKIIISASAIGLGNYLIQLFTKNQFSDVSIIGINTFQQLAISLFILFATNFFLNYEQSYIFSFIYTGIAIFSSIIFYFVSLKTNLTSKSILIYGIFLNVIVTAISYFLLTSNAINQDIIKIRFNYYQTKVFGGIKLSNDLSNIYVSIIIFSICLIFSFYLRLKILAQCSLLSKTTTLGFNNKKLSFFLILLVSILASVVFSLIGIIGFIGASVSFVANKMFSYFKYNIIGSMLIAIILLLLSQYIQISISHFASSISLTTIAGFVGCLIFIVFLFWKK, encoded by the coding sequence ATGAATAAATCAAAAATATTAAATAAACAGTCTACATTTATTTTTATTTTTAGTGTCATTTCACTAATTCTTGTTTTATTTTTATTTTTTTTTGATTCTTCAAGTTTTGCTTTGAACATACCTTCTGGTTTGAATGCAAATAAAATTTGATTAATTAGATCTCAAATAGTTTTTAAAATTATTATTAGCGCATCTGCAATTGGACTTGGTAATTATTTAATTCAATTATTTACAAAAAATCAATTTTCTGATGTTTCTATAATTGGAATAAATACATTTCAACAATTAGCTATTTCATTGTTTATTTTATTTGCTACAAATTTTTTTTTAAATTATGAACAATCTTATATATTTAGTTTTATTTACACAGGAATTGCTATTTTTTCAAGTATCATTTTTTATTTTGTTTCCTTAAAAACTAATTTAACTTCAAAATCTATTTTGATTTATGGAATTTTTTTAAATGTAATAGTTACAGCAATTTCCTATTTTCTTCTAACATCAAATGCAATTAATCAAGATATTATTAAAATTAGATTTAATTATTATCAAACTAAAGTTTTTGGAGGAATCAAATTATCAAATGATCTAAGCAATATTTATGTTTCAATTATTATTTTTAGTATTTGTCTCATATTTTCATTTTATTTGCGTCTTAAAATATTAGCTCAATGTTCATTATTGTCTAAAACTACTACATTGGGATTTAATAATAAAAAATTAAGTTTTTTTCTTATTTTGTTAGTTAGTATATTGGCTTCGGTTGTTTTTAGCTTAATTGGAATAATTGGTTTTATAGGCGCTAGTGTTTCATTTGTTGCAAATAAAATGTTCTCTTACTTTAAATACAATATTATTGGTTCTATGTTGATTGCAATTATTTTGTTGCTGTTGTCTCAATATATTCAAATTAGTATTTCACATTTTGCATCCTCAATATCTTTAACAACAATTGCCGGTTTTGTTGGTTGTCTAATTTTTATTGTTTTTTTGTTTTGGAAAAAGTAA